In the Gymnodinialimonas sp. 202GB13-11 genome, one interval contains:
- a CDS encoding integrase arm-type DNA-binding domain-containing protein: MKRLTKRSVEQLEVTANEYFVWDKDLSGFGLRVMPSGRKSYLVQYRAGGRSRRRTIGPHGVLTADQARAEARKLLGDVARGENPAEDRRRKHREPTVASLCDRFLTEYVAHHCKPTTQKAYKAYVNNCVRPHFGSRKIGDVTRADVVAFHHDLRDRPYTANRCVAMLSKMFNLAEDWGLRRDGSNPARRIRKFREEEKKRYLSEDEQARLGQVLADVLESGEETQYAVAAISLLILTGCRLSEILTLQWDYVTPHHLELPDSKTGRRRIPLPREAYDILISLPRMEGNPYVILGEKPDGHLVNLQKTWIRVKHAAGLDDVRMHDLRHTYASVAVMSGIDPFLLKEIMGHRNLQTTLRYAHFADEAVQRAAGSVAGRLANAMGRRSNGPQLRVVS; encoded by the coding sequence ATGAAGAGGCTCACAAAGCGATCCGTCGAACAGTTGGAAGTCACCGCAAACGAGTACTTTGTCTGGGACAAAGACTTGTCCGGTTTCGGTCTTCGCGTGATGCCATCGGGCCGAAAATCCTACCTCGTGCAATACCGGGCAGGCGGGCGGTCTCGGCGGCGTACCATTGGCCCCCACGGCGTCCTAACGGCGGACCAAGCCCGTGCTGAGGCAAGAAAGCTATTGGGAGACGTTGCTCGAGGTGAAAACCCGGCGGAGGATCGGCGGCGGAAACATCGTGAACCGACCGTGGCGTCGCTGTGTGATCGGTTCCTGACCGAATATGTGGCGCATCACTGTAAGCCGACGACGCAGAAAGCCTACAAAGCCTACGTCAACAACTGCGTCAGACCGCACTTCGGCAGCCGCAAGATCGGAGATGTTACGCGGGCCGATGTGGTGGCGTTTCATCACGACCTCCGGGACCGTCCCTATACAGCGAACCGGTGTGTGGCGATGCTTTCGAAGATGTTTAACCTGGCCGAGGATTGGGGGCTGCGCCGAGATGGTTCCAATCCAGCGCGCCGCATCCGCAAGTTCCGCGAAGAAGAAAAAAAGCGGTATCTGTCCGAAGACGAACAAGCCCGCCTGGGACAAGTATTGGCCGACGTTTTGGAAAGCGGTGAGGAAACCCAATACGCGGTCGCCGCGATTTCGCTATTGATCCTGACGGGTTGCCGCCTCAGTGAAATCCTAACGCTGCAATGGGATTACGTGACGCCGCATCACCTCGAGTTGCCGGACAGCAAGACTGGGCGGCGGCGCATACCGCTGCCGCGTGAAGCGTATGACATCCTGATATCTTTACCGCGCATGGAAGGGAACCCATACGTGATCCTCGGTGAAAAGCCCGACGGACATCTCGTGAACCTGCAGAAGACTTGGATAAGAGTGAAACACGCAGCGGGCCTCGATGACGTAAGGATGCACGATTTGCGCCATACCTACGCCAGCGTTGCAGTGATGAGTGGGATTGATCCGTTCTTGTTGAAAGAGATCATGGGCCACCGGAATCTGCAGACCACGCTACGCTATGCCCATTTTGCGGACGAGGCGGTGCAAAGGGCGGCGGGTTCGGTTGCAGGCAGGCTGGCTAACGCAATGGGCCGTCGATCTAACGGCCCCCAGCTGAGGGTCGTTTCATGA
- the argE gene encoding acetylornithine deacetylase, with protein MKTLELLDRLISFETVSAQSNLPLISFVEAFLKSNGFRVSRIPSPCGLKAGLYAEIGPEGEGGLLLSAHTDVVPVEGQTWTRPPFRLTTEKDKLFGRGTTDMKGFVASALALAARVDAERLHRPLAILLSYDEEIGCVGLQQMQPDLAPLLRPPALCIVGEPTQMQVATGHKGKTAYKATFTGEAGHSALAPKFRNALHLAADFMSDLRVLQDEFSKVGPFDAAYDIPYSTVHVGKLSGGMALNVVPAEAEMRFEIRNLADQDMTLLNKQVAAFAERFNEGAHAARATVEITNSYPGLEVARNQSWVQDVVLKTQSAPIKVAFGTEAGLLSGMGVPTLVCGPGLMEGQGHKADEFILESQLSACDDLLERLVEEL; from the coding sequence GTGAAGACGCTTGAACTACTCGACCGGCTGATCTCTTTTGAGACCGTAAGTGCTCAAAGCAACCTTCCCTTGATTTCATTTGTGGAAGCATTTCTGAAATCCAACGGTTTCCGGGTTTCACGGATCCCATCTCCATGCGGGCTGAAAGCGGGCCTATACGCAGAGATTGGGCCGGAGGGAGAAGGCGGCCTGCTTCTTTCCGCTCACACGGATGTCGTTCCGGTGGAAGGCCAAACCTGGACACGGCCCCCATTTCGACTGACCACTGAGAAAGACAAATTGTTTGGTCGCGGCACAACCGACATGAAAGGTTTTGTCGCCTCTGCCTTGGCTTTGGCGGCGCGAGTGGATGCTGAAAGGCTTCACCGCCCGCTAGCGATCCTGTTGTCCTATGATGAAGAAATTGGCTGTGTCGGTTTGCAGCAAATGCAACCGGACCTCGCGCCACTATTGCGCCCACCCGCGCTGTGTATCGTGGGGGAACCGACGCAAATGCAGGTTGCAACCGGCCATAAGGGCAAGACCGCGTACAAGGCCACCTTCACGGGCGAGGCTGGACATTCGGCATTGGCCCCCAAATTCCGGAACGCCTTGCACCTCGCGGCCGATTTCATGTCTGATCTCAGGGTGTTGCAGGACGAGTTTTCAAAGGTCGGGCCGTTCGACGCTGCATATGATATTCCCTACAGCACAGTGCATGTGGGGAAATTGTCTGGCGGAATGGCCTTGAACGTTGTGCCTGCCGAAGCCGAAATGCGGTTCGAAATCCGCAACCTTGCCGATCAGGATATGACGCTGTTGAATAAACAGGTTGCCGCGTTCGCTGAACGCTTCAACGAGGGCGCACATGCTGCGCGCGCGACGGTTGAGATCACCAACTCCTACCCAGGACTTGAGGTTGCCCGTAACCAAAGCTGGGTACAGGATGTTGTTCTCAAAACGCAAAGTGCTCCTATCAAAGTTGCTTTTGGAACCGAAGCCGGGCTGCTGAGCGGGATGGGCGTGCCCACGTTGGTGTGCGGGCCGGGTTTGATGGAGGGGCAGGGTCACAAAGCTGACGAGTTCATTCTGGAAAGTCAGCTGTCAGCTTGCGATGATCTGCTGGAGCGTTTGGTGGAAGAGCTCTGA
- a CDS encoding tetratricopeptide repeat protein, whose translation MSLSNRSLPKPENWQDFEHHAWLLFRSELNDPATEKNGRQGQAQHGVDVYGRRDCKHWVGVQCKQKMDEAVTETELRDEVEKAKSFSPKIKEYILVTTARRDAAIQKAAREITEELAGTDHGFSVSVWGWDQFQEHASLHSDVWEQIDPTYDPFSKRGLEQVAVKIDEVKDLVTSALPDAQNDLRPPRFDAQAENESSPRHTKITIFVEMIENGNLEIGRTGLADLKETDWESATSSEKYRVLIGLASAALKMGADNEAHSLIERAYDICPEHKSAKRNLATSKLLRGEYDQARKLAGEAVHARPDDHIAAAVLVQARSFFPADDLLEGLSKNVQGKSAVKAALCQAYRNRDDADWLTLAVDAYQSDQSDDQIRLNWAEAVLELEIQNNAKSALGGISVFPSFQDLNSAAEELYQACVSRRSRFSLATIHNAGLALRLVDRNDEAKQVLEMGLSLCAGEPSISLQLAIIAHEDRDFGRILELLDEDSEHPEVISLRTEAMAHILSPSDALEAIDRIDTTHWSEEHRLMLLSSELTSLSEVGDWPTAIKRCGQGIAENPDSLRFNIVLARVLRISGDGEAAVSHLDEIVADLSPDATMAERVEISTEYRQLGSHDPIVSLLEDQVSTQHDSEALRLLLSALISGQKHRGALNLFNAFPPELSNDEWYLRARSILAINSGAADIENHLNAYLRVEPNDLEMQISRLGLWQLQGRENEIRQKLRTFEKKIPDGNSLERMRLCHLAVQYGNRKWGVDTAYQELISNWDDPAIHLAYQGLILMYDHLEDAIPKSTTIQENCVFEAMSSDGVRRARIEGTNAHNFEAERHAPTSEFAKACIGKTVGEKFVIATQYESIEFEVLWIKPRALDLLHKSLEEFNKRFPTNSGMQRMTFDFQADNPLADMDRITKAAHDRDQSVLDNYAANALPFCFVAEALGKDVIDGWAGLPGVGIQPRVCIGSRDERNNAIKEIQSKAESGCVLDPITAALASDFHLWEIISKVCGPIHVTQSTLEFFAKREIESKNNIDRRSGITSWQDGRFTMIEVTPEHNQIDFEVKKRQREDVLAHCKIASSVPQADLEGQNLEISEVLGSSARDSVLAAEGNGLLLLSEDQGLRQWAAAALGVGSSWLQPVLLLAKDRGLVSIEDYTKFIVDCLDRDFTYVSMDSQTLLTQAKADGFSAQNTVKRMLEVVGGKNADLETNIDVAALFLDLVFHETKQEHLRDRYASLVLEAFCAPRRDNAVEVVKLLTAQVSIRVFNLIEHAFWWLVGRELGTPDFHQQVKEAKKSQLQRPVSLPPTIRFLVTGKTRLLGSCFPNQTF comes from the coding sequence ATGTCCCTATCCAATCGCTCACTGCCGAAGCCCGAAAATTGGCAGGATTTCGAGCACCATGCCTGGTTGTTGTTTAGGTCTGAGCTTAACGATCCAGCCACTGAAAAGAATGGCAGGCAAGGCCAAGCTCAACACGGCGTTGACGTCTACGGCAGAAGAGATTGCAAGCATTGGGTCGGTGTTCAGTGTAAGCAAAAAATGGATGAAGCTGTAACTGAAACTGAACTTCGTGACGAAGTTGAGAAAGCGAAATCGTTCTCACCGAAAATCAAAGAGTACATTCTCGTTACTACAGCTCGTCGCGATGCTGCCATCCAAAAAGCGGCTAGGGAAATCACGGAGGAACTTGCAGGTACAGACCATGGCTTCTCTGTTTCTGTTTGGGGATGGGATCAATTCCAAGAGCACGCTTCTCTACATTCCGATGTTTGGGAGCAGATCGACCCTACATACGATCCGTTTTCAAAGAGGGGCCTTGAACAGGTCGCCGTGAAGATTGATGAGGTGAAAGACCTCGTTACATCTGCTTTGCCGGATGCCCAGAATGATCTTCGTCCGCCTCGCTTCGACGCTCAGGCGGAAAATGAAAGCTCTCCTCGACATACGAAGATCACGATCTTCGTGGAGATGATAGAAAATGGCAATTTAGAAATAGGCCGCACCGGTCTGGCTGATTTGAAAGAAACGGATTGGGAATCTGCTACTTCATCAGAGAAGTATCGAGTTCTGATTGGCCTTGCTTCAGCCGCATTGAAGATGGGGGCCGACAACGAGGCGCACTCACTAATAGAGCGCGCCTACGACATTTGCCCAGAACACAAGTCTGCAAAGAGGAATCTTGCGACGTCAAAGTTGTTGCGGGGCGAGTACGATCAAGCGAGGAAGTTGGCAGGAGAGGCAGTACATGCGCGACCTGATGACCACATCGCTGCAGCCGTGCTCGTTCAAGCTCGAAGCTTCTTTCCAGCCGATGATCTGTTGGAGGGGCTTTCGAAGAATGTGCAAGGCAAGTCGGCTGTAAAGGCGGCTTTGTGTCAGGCCTATCGAAATCGCGATGACGCAGATTGGCTTACGTTGGCAGTCGATGCGTACCAGTCCGACCAATCCGATGACCAGATTCGTTTGAACTGGGCGGAGGCTGTTCTGGAGCTTGAAATCCAGAACAATGCGAAAAGCGCGCTAGGTGGCATCAGTGTATTTCCTAGCTTTCAGGACCTGAATTCCGCTGCCGAAGAACTATACCAGGCGTGTGTTTCGAGACGATCACGATTTTCCTTGGCTACAATCCACAATGCAGGATTGGCCCTGCGCCTTGTTGATCGTAACGACGAGGCCAAACAGGTATTGGAAATGGGGCTCTCCCTTTGCGCTGGGGAGCCTTCGATATCGCTTCAGCTAGCCATAATCGCCCATGAGGATCGAGACTTCGGCAGAATCCTTGAGCTTCTCGACGAGGACAGTGAGCACCCTGAGGTCATTTCGCTAAGAACTGAGGCGATGGCTCACATACTGAGCCCGTCAGACGCGTTAGAAGCAATTGATCGCATTGATACGACGCACTGGTCCGAAGAACACCGTCTGATGCTGCTTTCGTCTGAGCTGACCTCCCTTTCGGAAGTGGGAGATTGGCCCACGGCAATCAAGAGATGTGGGCAGGGCATTGCGGAAAACCCGGACTCACTTCGTTTCAATATAGTATTGGCTAGGGTGCTTCGCATAAGCGGGGACGGTGAAGCGGCGGTTTCTCATCTTGATGAGATTGTAGCCGATCTTTCGCCGGATGCCACGATGGCGGAACGGGTCGAAATCTCCACAGAATACAGACAGCTTGGTAGCCATGACCCAATCGTGTCCTTGCTAGAGGATCAGGTTTCAACACAACACGACAGTGAAGCGCTTCGGTTACTGCTTAGCGCCCTGATTTCCGGTCAAAAGCATCGTGGGGCGTTAAATCTTTTTAATGCCTTCCCGCCAGAACTATCAAATGATGAGTGGTACCTTCGCGCAAGATCAATCCTAGCGATCAATTCTGGCGCTGCGGATATTGAGAACCACCTTAACGCCTACCTTCGGGTCGAACCCAACGACTTAGAAATGCAAATCTCGAGGCTGGGGTTGTGGCAACTGCAAGGTCGCGAAAATGAAATCCGACAGAAACTGCGAACTTTTGAGAAGAAAATTCCTGACGGTAACTCGCTGGAACGTATGCGCCTCTGTCACCTTGCCGTCCAGTACGGCAACAGAAAGTGGGGAGTAGATACAGCCTATCAGGAGTTGATTTCAAACTGGGATGATCCGGCCATACATCTTGCTTATCAAGGCCTTATCCTGATGTATGATCACTTGGAGGACGCAATCCCTAAGTCCACGACGATACAAGAGAATTGCGTTTTCGAGGCAATGTCCAGTGATGGTGTTCGACGCGCTCGTATTGAAGGAACAAACGCTCACAATTTTGAGGCTGAAAGACACGCGCCGACCAGCGAATTCGCGAAGGCCTGCATTGGCAAAACAGTAGGCGAGAAGTTCGTTATCGCCACTCAGTATGAAAGCATCGAGTTCGAGGTCTTGTGGATCAAGCCGCGAGCCCTCGACCTTCTGCACAAGTCACTAGAGGAATTCAACAAGAGGTTCCCGACGAACTCAGGTATGCAGCGAATGACCTTTGACTTCCAAGCCGACAATCCTCTCGCCGACATGGACCGTATCACGAAGGCAGCACATGATCGCGACCAATCCGTTTTGGACAATTACGCTGCAAACGCACTCCCATTCTGTTTTGTTGCTGAAGCGCTTGGGAAGGACGTAATTGACGGTTGGGCGGGCCTTCCTGGAGTAGGTATCCAGCCGCGTGTCTGTATTGGCAGTCGCGATGAGCGCAACAATGCAATCAAGGAAATCCAGTCCAAAGCCGAAAGTGGGTGCGTACTTGACCCGATCACCGCCGCTCTGGCTTCGGACTTTCATCTTTGGGAAATCATTTCGAAAGTCTGCGGCCCAATTCACGTAACTCAATCAACGCTGGAGTTCTTTGCAAAACGGGAAATTGAGTCAAAGAACAACATCGACCGGCGATCCGGAATAACATCTTGGCAAGACGGTCGTTTCACGATGATTGAGGTTACGCCTGAGCACAACCAAATCGACTTCGAAGTCAAGAAACGTCAACGCGAAGACGTTCTAGCTCACTGCAAAATCGCTAGTTCAGTTCCGCAGGCCGATCTAGAAGGCCAAAACCTTGAGATATCTGAGGTTTTAGGCTCGTCGGCGAGAGACAGTGTCTTGGCGGCTGAAGGGAATGGTTTGCTGCTGCTATCAGAGGATCAAGGATTGCGACAATGGGCGGCAGCCGCGCTTGGGGTCGGCTCGAGTTGGCTACAGCCAGTTCTGCTGCTTGCCAAAGATCGAGGCTTAGTTTCGATTGAGGATTACACCAAATTCATCGTTGACTGCCTGGACCGCGACTTCACTTACGTGTCAATGGACTCGCAAACTTTGCTCACCCAAGCCAAAGCGGATGGGTTCAGCGCGCAAAACACCGTGAAGCGGATGTTGGAAGTGGTTGGCGGGAAGAACGCAGACTTGGAAACCAACATTGATGTCGCTGCTCTTTTCCTTGACTTAGTTTTTCATGAAACAAAGCAAGAGCACCTGCGAGACCGGTACGCAAGTCTAGTTCTGGAAGCATTCTGTGCACCACGTAGGGATAATGCGGTCGAGGTCGTAAAGTTGCTGACCGCGCAGGTTTCCATTCGCGTGTTCAATTTGATTGAGCACGCCTTTTGGTGGCTTGTTGGTCGAGAGCTTGGAACGCCGGATTTCCATCAACAAGTTAAAGAAGCTAAGAAATCTCAGCTACAGCGGCCAGTTTCACTTCCTCCTACCATTCGGTTTCTTGTGACGGGGAAGACTAGGCTCCTCGGTTCATGCTTCCCAAACCAAACCTTCTAA
- a CDS encoding helix-turn-helix transcriptional regulator produces MERQMDGSIASPSGSDPQGLLDEHAVADLICHSVRTIQKWRVTGQGPEFFKLGRSVRYRRSDVLAWVDSRRKGSTSQ; encoded by the coding sequence ATGGAGCGTCAAATGGATGGAAGCATCGCGTCACCCTCTGGATCTGATCCGCAAGGCCTACTCGACGAGCACGCTGTGGCTGATCTTATCTGCCATTCAGTTCGCACAATCCAGAAATGGCGCGTAACTGGACAGGGACCGGAGTTTTTCAAGCTTGGACGTTCAGTGCGGTACCGCCGATCTGACGTCCTTGCTTGGGTCGATTCCCGTCGGAAGGGCAGTACCTCCCAATGA